One genomic window of Arachis hypogaea cultivar Tifrunner chromosome 8, arahy.Tifrunner.gnm2.J5K5, whole genome shotgun sequence includes the following:
- the LOC140174903 gene encoding G-type lectin S-receptor-like serine/threonine-protein kinase At4g27290 — MEGFITWLLLCFSLLHDTAISITIETISTSQSLTDADIMLSPSGTFALGFFSSPENSKNRYLGIWYNRVSTTTVVWVANRNKPLYHSSGELKIAQDGILELYNSSTIVWSSSSSRFSQKPVIAVLLDSGNFIVKEAVRNNDDSTSFLWQSFDYPGDTLLPGMKLGIDLTTGMNRYLTSWTSHDDPSSGNYTFQLDITGYPRLCIRNGESKEHCSGSWNGVRFSGVPLLKQNSIFNYYFVSNQEEIYYTFELVNSSVYSRFSLTVDGIMTRYVWNAKNQSWSIYLAVPKDLCDYYGKCGVYGSCNIDSSPACGCLKGFEPKVPEEWNQADWSSGCNRNNSLSCRGDGFAKFSSLKLPDTERTSWLNKTLSLEECAEICIRNCSCTAYAALDIRKEASGCLLWYGDLIDIRVLNDPQQDIYVRMSKKDLDEDENLKHKSDIRKLQIIVSSSVISVGILILCLSFTLYRCKKYKINYRSMRGKPETDAHAIQEHQKEEELDLPLFDLATLISATNNFSINNILGKGGFGTVYQGMLEDGREIAVKRLSENTRQGLQEFKSEVMHVVKLQHRNLVKLLGCCIEADERMLVYEFMPNKSLDYFIFDNERSILLDWPQRFLIIIGIARGLLYLHQDSRHRIIHRDLKAGNILLDNEMNAKISDFGLARSFAGNENEASTVTIVGTYGYLSPEYLIDGIFSTKSDVYSFGVLLLEIVSGKRNRGFSNKNHRFNLLGHVWTFFMEGNCIEIVDTSIRNAANLSEVMRAIHVGLLCVQQSPEDRPSMSYVLMMLSSEWILPQPKMPGFFTERDLVGGSTTSSINGLTITQMVPR, encoded by the exons ATGGAAGGGTTCATCACCTGGCTTCTGTTGTGCTTTTCATTGTTGCACGATACTGCCATCTCCATTACCATAGAAACCATTAGCACTTCACAATCCCTCACTGATGCTGACATCATGCTTTCACCTAGCGGAACCTTTGCATTGGGATTCTTCAGTAGtccagaaaattctaaaaatcgtTACCTTGGAATATGGTACAATAGAGTATCAACAACCACCGTTGTATGGGTCGCCAATAGAAACAAACCACTCTACCACTCATCCGGAGAGTTGAAGATCGCCCAAGACGGGATTCTAGAGCTTTACAACAGTAGCACCATTGTTTGGTCTTCCAGCTCATCAAGATTTTCACAGAAACCCGTTATTGCGGTTCTTTTGGATTCTGGTAACTTCATTGTGAAGGAAGCAGTCAGAAACAACGACGATTCAACAAGTTTTCTTTGGCAGAGTTTTGATTACCCTGGTGACACTTTGCTACCAGGGATGAAGCTTGGAATCGATTTAACAACCGGCATGAATAGGTACCTAACTTCGTGGACAAGCCACGATGATCCATCTTCAGGCAACTACACATTTCAGCTTGATATCACTGGTTATCCGCGATTATGTATAAGAAATGGCGAATCCAAGGAGCATTGTAGTGGATCTTGGAATGGTGTTCGGTTTAGTGGAGTTCCTCTGCTAAAACAGAATTCCATATTCAACTATTACTTTGTCTCTAACCAAGAAGAGATATATTATACATTTGAGCTTGTTAATAGCTCAGTCTATTCAAGGTTTTCGCTAACCGTGGATGGAATCATGACGCGTTATGTCTGGAATGCTAAGAATCAAAGCTGGAGCATCTATCTAGCAGTACCAAAGGACTTGTGTGATTATTATGGCAAATGCGGCGTGTATGGTAGTTGTAACATAGACAGCTCTCCAGCATGTGGATGTTTGAAAGGATTTGAACCTAAGGTCCCAGAAGAATGGAATCAAGCTGATTGGTCTAGTGGCTGCAACAGAAATAATTCGTTAAGCTGTCGCGGAGATGGATTTGCAAAATTTTCTAGTCTCAAGTTACCGGACACAGAGAGGACATCATGGTTAAACAAAACTCTGAGCCTTGAGGAATGTGCTGAAATCTGCATCAGAAACTGCTCTTGCACTGCTTATGCTGCATTAGATATCAGGAAAGAGGCAAGTGGATGTTTACTGTGGTATGGTGACTTAATAGATATTAGAGTACTGAATGATCCACAACAAGATATTTATGTCAGAATGTCAAAGAAAGATCTAG atgaagatgaaaatttGAAACACAAATCTGACATCCGAAAGCTGCAGATTATTGTTTCTAGCTCAGTCATATCTGTAGGGATTTTGATCCTCTGCCTATCCTTCACCCTGTATAGATGCAAGAAGTACAAAATAAACTATA GAAGCATGAGAGGCAAACCAGAAACAGATGCACATGCAATACAAGAGCATCAAAAGGAGGAAGAACTAGATCTACCCTTGTTTGATTTAGCTACACTTATTTCTGCAACCAATAACTTCTCTATCAATAACATCTTGGGAAAAGGTGGTTTTGGAACTGTTTATCAG GGTATGCTGGAAGATGGAAGAGAAATAGCTGTTAAGAGACTCTCAGAAAATACTAGACAAGGTCTTCAAGAGTTCAAAAGTGAAGTAATGCATGTAGTCAAACTTCAGCATAGGAATTTGGTGAAGCTTCTAGGATGTTGCATTGAAGCAGATGAAAGGATGTTGGTGTATGAGTTTATGCCAAATAAAAGCTTGGACTACTTCATATTTG aTAATGAAAGGAGCATATTATTAGATTGGCCTCAACGCTTTCTTATCATTATTGGCATTGCACGAGGTCTTCTTTATCTCCATCAAGATTCAAGGCATAGAATAATTCATAGAGATCTTAAAGCTGGAAATATTTTGTTAGATAATGAAATGAATGCTAAGATTTCTGACTTTGGATTAGCCCGAAGCTTTGCAGGAAATGAAAATGAAGCAAGTACAGTAACTATTGTTGGAACTTA TGGATATCTATCACCAGAGTATCTTATTGATGGAATATTCTCAACAAAATCTGATGTCTACAGTTTTGGTGTGCTACTATTAGAGATTGTTAGTGGAAAGAGAAATAGAGGATTCAGCAATAAAAATCATCGCTTTAATCTTTTAGGGCAT GTGTGGACATTTTTCATGGAAGGTAACTGCATAGAAATAGTTGACACATCCATTAGAAATGCAGCCAATTTATCGGAAGTCATGAGAGCAATTCATGTGGGCCTCTTATGTGTGCAACAAAGTCCAGAAGACAGGCCGAGCATGTCGTATGTGCTTATGATGCTGAGTAGTGAATGGATATTGCCTCAACCAAAAATGCCTGGCTTCTTTACTGAGAGAGATTTGGTTGGTGGCAGCACCACTTCATCAATTAATGGACTCACAATCACTCAGATGGTTCCACGGTAG